Proteins from one Legionella taurinensis genomic window:
- a CDS encoding tyrosine-type recombinase/integrase — protein MLSDAKVKSLKIEDGKRHADRDGLVLEIRPSGKKVFLFRFQWEKKPQTITLGNYPSLSVADARIKTTSLRDLLNKGIDPRKGEINEQSKLTFREVAEQWHQKNTHRWKPVTSNRHYKSLTNHIYPFIGDKPVDEVTKTELLKIIQPHEMQGHHEVAHRLHDRLETIFAFAVGASLTDNYPFIGLKKALAPKPRVTNQPAIHPDEAHQMLAIIKNTPGRKIVKIYTELLAHVFTRPSELRLAQWSEFNLQQAEWNIPAERMKMAAAHWVPLSARVLELLKELRLITGFTPYLFTSSSSKTPQPISETSARKLIHNTGYKELHTLHGFRALASTVLHEQGNFRSDAIEAQLAHKVQGVRGVYLRADFKQERRQLMDWYSSWLISNVQQESLTRNL, from the coding sequence ATGCTTTCAGATGCAAAGGTCAAATCATTAAAAATAGAAGATGGTAAGCGTCATGCTGATCGAGATGGGTTAGTATTGGAAATAAGGCCAAGTGGAAAAAAGGTCTTCCTTTTTCGCTTCCAATGGGAAAAGAAACCACAGACAATCACCTTAGGCAACTATCCAAGCCTAAGCGTGGCAGATGCCCGGATAAAAACAACCTCACTTCGTGACTTACTCAATAAAGGAATTGATCCCAGAAAAGGCGAGATTAATGAGCAAAGCAAACTTACCTTTCGAGAAGTAGCAGAACAGTGGCATCAAAAAAACACACATCGATGGAAACCCGTTACTAGTAATCGCCACTACAAGAGCCTTACTAATCATATCTATCCTTTCATTGGTGATAAACCCGTCGATGAAGTGACTAAAACAGAACTTTTAAAAATCATTCAACCACATGAAATGCAAGGTCATCATGAAGTAGCTCACCGTTTACATGATAGATTAGAAACGATTTTTGCATTTGCTGTAGGCGCATCCCTTACAGATAACTATCCCTTTATTGGCCTGAAAAAAGCATTAGCCCCCAAGCCACGAGTGACTAATCAACCAGCAATACATCCTGATGAAGCACATCAAATGCTAGCTATTATTAAAAACACTCCTGGTAGAAAAATAGTCAAAATCTATACGGAGTTACTTGCTCATGTCTTTACAAGGCCATCAGAACTAAGACTTGCTCAATGGTCTGAATTCAATTTGCAACAAGCAGAATGGAATATACCGGCCGAACGTATGAAAATGGCAGCAGCACATTGGGTTCCTTTATCTGCAAGAGTGTTAGAATTACTTAAAGAATTACGGCTAATTACTGGTTTTACACCCTATCTATTTACTTCCTCGTCTAGCAAAACACCTCAACCTATTAGCGAAACAAGCGCACGTAAACTTATCCATAATACCGGGTATAAAGAACTTCATACCTTGCATGGTTTTCGTGCACTGGCATCAACGGTATTACATGAACAGGGGAATTTTAGAAGTGATGCTATTGAGGCTCAACTTGCGCACAAAGTACAGGGTGTACGGGGTGTTTATCTTCGCGCGGATTTTAAACAGGAACGTAGACAACTGATGGATTGGTACAGCAGTTGGTTAATTTCTAATGTGCAACAAGAAAGTCTGACTAGGAATCTTTGA
- a CDS encoding helix-turn-helix transcriptional regulator: protein MKQEPLLLYPGQAQKLLGVGTTKFYELIRLPDFPKPRNPLGKRPMYLRKEIEAWAEKLSIG from the coding sequence ATGAAACAAGAACCGCTATTACTATATCCGGGCCAAGCACAAAAACTTTTGGGTGTTGGCACAACCAAATTTTATGAGCTGATCAGGCTCCCTGATTTTCCTAAACCAAGAAATCCTCTCGGTAAACGGCCTATGTATCTTAGAAAAGAAATTGAAGCTTGGGCAGAGAAATTATCAATAGGATGA
- a CDS encoding DUF3631 domain-containing protein: MSDYIETVKDTEDEEHLNEHNSNNGNENLKNIKDFLHGEKDVEELLHISKKLTRNISPTPNEVNSTIPHDLKPNLLLLDIERIIKRVIVCPEETVIAATLWIAMTWFMDSIQVSPLAVITAPEKRCGKSQLLFLFNRLVKNPLPASNISPAALYRVIEEMKPTILIDEADTFLKENEEMRGIINCGHTRDSAFVIRISGKEFKPYSFSVWGAKAIAGIGHLSDTIMDRAIVLSLRRKLSHEKVERLRHINTDIFDNLTQRLSIFAEDCQELIKQARPNLPSSLNDREQDNWEPLFAIADLAGFDWPKRARDAAIKISNNTFSTPSFGLELLSNIRTIFENRNLVRISSADLIAALCVDEEQPWATFNRGTAITPRQMASLLKGYSIKSKSVRINFGTPKGFERQQFEEAFLCYLQPYEADCATS; this comes from the coding sequence ATGTCAGATTATATAGAAACAGTTAAAGATACAGAAGATGAAGAGCATTTAAATGAACATAACTCTAACAATGGCAATGAAAATTTAAAAAACATCAAGGATTTTTTGCATGGGGAAAAAGACGTAGAGGAACTTTTACACATCAGTAAAAAACTAACCAGAAACATAAGCCCTACCCCGAATGAAGTTAATAGCACTATACCGCATGATCTAAAACCAAATCTTTTATTACTTGATATCGAGAGGATTATAAAGAGAGTCATCGTATGCCCTGAAGAAACAGTGATAGCTGCGACTTTGTGGATTGCAATGACTTGGTTCATGGACTCCATTCAAGTGTCTCCGCTTGCAGTTATCACTGCTCCTGAAAAACGCTGCGGGAAATCTCAGTTACTATTTCTATTTAACCGATTAGTTAAAAACCCATTGCCCGCTTCGAATATTAGTCCTGCTGCGTTGTACCGAGTAATAGAGGAAATGAAACCCACCATTTTGATTGATGAAGCTGATACGTTTCTAAAAGAAAATGAAGAAATGAGAGGGATCATCAATTGTGGCCACACAAGAGATTCAGCATTTGTAATACGTATCTCTGGTAAAGAATTTAAACCTTACTCATTTAGTGTTTGGGGAGCAAAAGCAATCGCAGGAATAGGGCACCTGTCTGACACCATCATGGATAGGGCCATTGTTTTATCCTTGAGACGTAAGCTGTCACATGAAAAAGTAGAAAGACTAAGGCATATCAATACAGATATTTTTGATAATTTAACACAAAGACTTTCAATATTTGCAGAAGATTGCCAAGAGCTTATTAAGCAAGCCAGGCCCAATTTACCTTCTAGCTTAAATGATAGGGAGCAGGACAACTGGGAGCCATTATTTGCTATAGCTGACTTGGCTGGCTTTGATTGGCCAAAACGTGCGCGTGACGCAGCAATAAAAATTTCAAACAATACGTTTTCAACTCCTTCATTTGGATTAGAGTTACTGTCTAACATTAGAACTATATTTGAAAATAGAAATCTAGTTCGAATTAGTTCCGCAGACTTAATTGCTGCTCTATGTGTCGATGAAGAACAGCCTTGGGCAACATTTAATCGAGGGACTGCAATTACTCCAAGACAGATGGCATCGTTACTGAAAGGATACTCCATTAAAAGTAAGAGTGTGCGTATTAATTTTGGAACCCCAAAAGGATTTGAAAGACAACAATTCGAAGAAGCTTTTTTATGTTATCTTCAACCATATGAGGCTGATTGCGCCACAAGTTAG
- a CDS encoding IS3 family transposase (programmed frameshift) — protein sequence MKRRYSEEQIIKAIKEHEAGAKVGDICRSMGITSGCFYNWRSKYAGLEVNEAKRLRELESENQKLKKLLAEKLLENEALKDVVFKKVVKPTSKKRVAKHLVTHFKLSERVACKLVGLSRTAYRYLKKKRSDDGLKARMKELAVQYPRYGYLLLHSLLRREGLVQNKKRTYRIYLEEGLQIRTKTRKKLQRPRLIMDVPTQKNKRWSMDFVSDQLASGRRFRVLNVIDNFNRELLGQLVALSISGQQVTRFLEQLGEERGYPEQIVCDNGTEFTSKAMFFWSKSTNVRLNFIQPGKPTQNGFVESLNGKFRNECLNQNWFRTLEEARFEIGKWRHHYNHVRPHSALNYFPPVDFAQQVA from the exons ATGAAAAGACGTTACAGCGAAGAGCAGATAATCAAAGCAATCAAAGAGCATGAGGCTGGCGCTAAGGTTGGTGATATCTGTCGTAGTATGGGGATAACAAGCGGTTGCTTCTATAATTGGCGTAGCAAGTATGCGGGCTTAGAGGTCAACGAAGCGAAGCGCTTACGCGAGCTGGAATCAGAGAACCAGAAGCTGAAAAAACTTCTTGCAGAAAAGCTACTGGAGAATGAAGCGCTAAAGGACGTTGTTT TCAAAAAAGTGGTAAAGCCCACCAGTAAGAAACGTGTTGCAAAGCATTTGGTAACTCACTTTAAGCTCAGTGAGCGAGTTGCCTGCAAACTGGTTGGGCTAAGTCGCACGGCGTACCGCTACCTAAAGAAAAAACGCTCGGATGATGGGTTGAAAGCACGTATGAAAGAGTTGGCCGTTCAATATCCTCGTTATGGCTATTTGTTGCTGCATAGCTTGTTACGAAGAGAAGGTTTAGTTCAGAACAAGAAGCGCACCTATCGGATTTACCTTGAGGAAGGTCTGCAGATTCGTACTAAAACACGAAAAAAACTCCAACGTCCTCGCTTGATTATGGATGTGCCAACTCAGAAGAACAAGCGTTGGTCGATGGACTTTGTCTCGGACCAATTGGCGAGTGGTCGTCGTTTTCGTGTATTGAACGTCATTGACAATTTTAACCGCGAACTGTTGGGGCAACTTGTTGCACTCTCTATTTCTGGACAACAAGTTACACGCTTTTTAGAACAACTTGGTGAAGAGCGCGGTTACCCTGAACAGATTGTCTGTGACAATGGCACCGAATTTACCTCTAAGGCTATGTTTTTCTGGTCTAAATCAACCAATGTACGGTTGAACTTTATCCAGCCTGGCAAACCAACACAAAACGGTTTCGTTGAAAGCCTTAATGGGAAATTCCGTAACGAATGCCTCAACCAAAATTGGTTTAGAACATTGGAAGAGGCGCGTTTTGAAATTGGTAAATGGCGGCATCATTACAACCATGTGAGGCCACATAGTGCATTAAATTATTTTCCACCAGTGGACTTTGCTCAACAGGTGGCTTAA